Sequence from the Alosa sapidissima isolate fAloSap1 chromosome 21, fAloSap1.pri, whole genome shotgun sequence genome:
CAGGTGGCTATTTATTATGTAGAATGGGagacctatgaagtagatccagtGAAAAAGTTTGATCACCAATCAGTTCAGATCAATGGTCTTTGGAAACTTTAATGGTAACTCTAACAGCCACAATAAATAGTGTTTGACTGAAAAGCTGCCCATCATTAGGGCATACTCTATCACAGAATTAATAGACTTTACTTGGCAGAGGAAACTTTGTCTCTGTTGCACTAATTACATGAATTCCATATAGCAGTAGATAGATATAGAGCCATTATTCCAGCCATTATTATTTAATGACCCACACCACCATGGTGTTTAAATACACTTTATGTAAAGTAAGAACAGGGCCAGGCTCCTTTCAAAATCTATGTTTGTGTTTAATGAGGCATACTGTGTTGCTGAATGCCAAATCTCAGATATAGGAAAATATGGgggaaatcaatcaatcaatcaatcaatcaatcaataacttcatccatccatccaatccATCCATGGAAAGCTTAATCAAGCTTGCAGAACTGTTGTTGCATATTTCAGAAGGCATAAGCATCCGAAAACCATCCCCGCTGATTGCTCACAGTGGAAAGGTTTTGCTGCATTCACAGCCCTTGATGAGAAACCCCTTGCTCACCCCAATGGCTCTGGCACCTCCCGAAGGGCACGACTGAGCGGCAGGAGTCATTTCCAAAGCAGGAGGATATAATACTCCGACGAGCATCAATTAAACCTCGCACAAAGACGCGGCCGCCGATCACTGCTCTGCAAGCCAACTGGGCAGCCGCTGCCCCCACAGTCGCCATGGAGATCCATGTTCCCATTATTGCCGGCAATGCCACCTCTTCTGAAGCCCATCTCCTGGGGTGTGAAGTGCCCTCCGATGCCCctaaccccctcacccccccccccccccccccacccccctaccTTCAGCGAGAGCACCACACAGACTCCTGCAGAGAGATAATTACTGGTGTGATCATTTTAATTACGATGCGGCTcatatctctttttttttctccccccatAAAGGATACGTTTTGCACCCACCCACCACTCTGCATCGTGCCATGCCAAGCCGTGTCATGCAGCGAATCAAAGCCAAAGCATCCCATGGAACAAGGAGATGATGTGATTACTATGATCTTGCCTAAACAGCATGCTGAAAAGACAAAGAGCCAGAGGGCTACAGCTCAGTGCCTTGCCCATTAAATCTGAAAAAGGCCACACTGTTCATTTAATGACAGTTTGGTGCATTGACAGATAATGGAAAGATCAGCCCGGGAAGCAAAAAAACTCAGACGAGTTAGAGAAGCTGAGATGAGAAACTTTCCATTTAGAAGACTATTATCAGGCAGACCATCTGGGGAAAGAACAATGGTTGGTGTCTCAAAATGTCTGGTAAGTAAGTGTCACACGATTGGGTCTACTGTAGTCAACTAATAACCAATAATTGATAAGTATAATAAATAAAGGGGGGTGTAGACTGTGAGTAGACTGGGTAACTGAGTAAaggtttaaaggtgccatgtgtaagaattgaggtaaaaatatccaaaaaatttgctacacgcatcaaaagaatgagaagaaataagggcgatgatttcatttaaaaaaatgacaaggtatagtgctgcagagatatcaacctgaattagcatgctaaattactagccacagcccgacaggtatcataataccagtttcggccatgggaggcggtatgcgggcaacataaccgccagccaaactgcaatacacgtttgtCGGTTGTTACTTTAGGGTAGACCAattcactttctggaggtatactgcccccatcttttatggaatgtggagtatgaattgattttttggcggacattacacatggcacctttaaaatgtgttatgtggatgtttttttttagttaaaaACACAGACTTAGAAATACCAACAGAATGTGAAGAAACAACCGATTTGACGTAATGTCAAAAAGCGCTATGCTACATATTGTCCAGCTAACACCGGGGTTGTAATACCAACTTGTACCACCTGTGGCCGCTGTATTAAATAAAATGCGAGTAAATGGAAGAGTGCCTTGTGGCTGCGTTCAACACAACGCAAAGCCCTCAGAATTCCACAGGACTCTATTGAAAGATACTGTAAGTCTGCAGTTTTTGTGCCGAAAATGAAAACCACTTCAAGTGATTACGATGTAATTATGCAAGAAAAAGAATATGATGCTGTTCCCTATTATTGCTGTAcattcatatactgtacataccctGTATGTAATTTCAAAGCATTTGCTGGCACACtcaatgtgttgtccctatctggacacagaggagatgtgttaaaaaacaacgcaagttgtgttattttcaacccatttgttttaagagtgcttGTCCAGTGTTAAATGCAATATAATACCTGAAACACATAACTGACAGAATCCACTAGGGAATATGGCTGGAATCATTTCCTCAGCATGACCTCATCAGTATTCACCTAGACACATCACTCTTTCTTGATGAAAAAGACTgcaaactgcagctttaacaccATCAACCAGTCACTAAAACCATGTGAAATCAAGTGAAGACACATGCATTTCAGCTTTTACTATTGACTGATGCACTGAAGGAGACAGGAAGCACTACAGCATGGAAACATTTCAGCCTTCAGAGTAACATCTCCCCCTGCTGACTAATGTAACACATGACACTACAAACTGCAGACCTGGGGCCTTCCACGCATttccacacagtcacacaaacactaccGGTCTGATGCTTTGAAAAGCCTTTGAAGAGTCTTTCTTTTTGTTACATTGTAGAACATTTCACCACCTTAAGTTagaccaggggtgtcaaactcatatcaGGCAGTGGGctggatttgttggaatgagaccctATGGGGGCCttcattgtcatggtcattatcatttttctgcTTGGGTATCAGAGTGTTATTTGATGATATACTCCTTACTCAAGAAAATGAACATACAGGCAGGACTGTTTATATCTCCAGATGTCTTTTGATCGTTCAAATACATTTGCAAAACCTTTCCACTGTTACAAAACCTGCTTTGATATCTATTTTAGGATGTAAAGACAGGTCATTCACAACATGTCATAAATGTAGCTTTCATCACTACTGGAAAGTGGATCAAACACACTTCTGTCAAATGTCAACCACCTTTCTGTCATTTTGTTGTAGGAATATTCAGACTAGTAGAgtagaaaagaaacagaaaagtAGAAAAAAGGCTTTGGATAGAAAAGGTCTCTGGATAGGACAGGTGGTCCACCGTAAACACCTCTAATGTGAAACTGACAGTAATTTATAGTGTAATGGGACTTACCAATGTTACAGTCAGATTAAGCAGCCGGCCCTTGCAATCCACAAAGTAAACGCTGTCCTCGTACCAGGGGTCTGAGTGGAGGTAGTTGTACATGCCAAAAGCACGCACATGATCTAAGGTGTACTGGCTGTCTTTCAGTTTGACCTCAGCAACAGCTGCAATATATTCCATATATGAAAAGACATGATTAGAATAACCTTACTGAAAAAATAATTAAGTTCTAAACGCATGCAATGCATGTATGCAATGCATTCATGTGCAGCACAGACAAACATGATTTGGTTGGTGGTCTAAGATGGGCCTTATAGGCTACTAGTTATGGGACATCAATTTCATCGGCATGACCACTGTGATCTAGTCAGACACTGAATGAAAACCAAAAGTATGCGGTGTTGTTCATTGGTGTTGTAAGATACTAAATTATACCTAGCCTACCCCCTTTTTCATAAAAATTACCATTCAATACAACCAGTCAAACATTAATTTTCtatatcattcattcattcaaccaaCCAATAATGACTGACATCAAGCCAATTCGCAGTTAGCTCAAGGACTACTTTTTGAGTTAGTTAACTAAAGTGCACTGTAAGACCGACACGTTGGGTAGGAATTCATCTGTTCATTTATATAGAGAGGCATACAAAGATGTACGATTTCTGCAATAAGACAATGTTGCTCAGAGATATGAAGTCAATAGGCGAGTTAACTTTAGCTAGCGCCAGTCAGTGATAACGTTACATTCTGGCAGCAGTCTTCTTCTCTCACCTGCATCTAGCTCAATGGTGTAAGTTGGGAGCGGATCCAAAGACAGCCTATAACTTTCAAACTTGGGATCCAAGAGCTCTCTGTTTATCTTCAGAGAATAATTTGAATATGCCATAGTTTTGGTGATGTACTGTTGGAAACCATGCAAAGACAGTTGGATGCTCAGACATAAGACACGCTGGACAATTTATGTTTCCTGTATCTTTCTACCCGGAATGTATTTTGGTCGGAATTTGTAATGCATTATGGGAAATGTGGTGTGTTTGCAGGTTGATATTGCACCAATGTGGTGATATTTATCGGTGTTTTAAAATATGGACTTGCTTAGAATGTTAATGAAAAACATAGTACTTAAAACCTTCGATTGCACAGGTATTTGGTACTGAAGTTACCGAGACAGTGAAATTACATTAGGTAAGTAGCTCAATCCCCCAGAATTCAGTACTGCGCGGTTAGAATGTAAACACGTTAAAGATTCACGTCGGACGTCCCACGAGTTGGACCTCTGTTTGCAGACCTCATTACTACTACCCACCACCCGGCAAACAGGTAAATCACACATTTCACACAATAGTGTATGCCTTTTTACTTTCAATCTGCTCTTTATGATAGTGCTGATGATGGCTTTTGCTTGTTGTTGCTCCAGTAGCCTAGGAGGGTCAAAATTGTGCTTTATGGAATTTGCTGCCTGTTGCAATTTGCTTAATAATTGGGATCATCAGACGTGTTACTTTTTGCTATCAAATTGCCCTCGCTACAAATGCAAATCTGTCATTCATTACTCTCTGTTGTCGTGTTTTGATAGGTTAGACAACTATGAGCAAAGAAACCCAAATGAGGGCTGCTGTAAATCAAAAGTTAGTTGaaatgggagaaagagagcggtAAGTGATTTGTCATTACTTACTTGGCTAATGCATTATAGATAGTGAAGTAAACTTTACAATTTAACAAAAAATAGTCGACACTAATTGCTTTCGGTTGAAGGTTGAAAGAGTTACTAAGAGCCAAGCTCGTTGAGTGTGGCTGGAGGGATGAGCTAAAGGCACACTGCAAAGGTATGGACCCCTTTTAAATTATAGTTGTAGCCTAgttataggcctaggccttgaTGCTCTTGTCCAAAACCCACTTGGAGTGAGTGGGTTTATTAGCCTAGGCTGCTATCACTGTGTATAATTGGCAGTCTACTTGAAATGACATTTGTTACATTTTTACTTGGTCTTCCAACAGTACAGTAGGCTGCCAACATTGTCTTGCTGGGGTTATTTTGTATAGGACTTTTGTGAAGGGTCTTGGGGGCCAGCATCTTGCTGAAAGACTGTAACACTGTATGACTTTCCCTCTCCAGATGTCATAAAAGAAAAGGGTTTAGAACATGTGACAGTTGAAGATCTGGTGACAGAAGTCACACCGAAAGGAAGAGGTAGGCTGCTTTAAAGGTTAAGTGTgattgctgggcaaccacatgaCTGGTTCCATgtattctgattggatgatcatgaaCATTTGGGTCATTCCGTGGGAAATCACCCAATTTCAACAAAACTTGCCAGGTCAACCTCTCCAAAATAATCTGGCAGCTGGATCATAGCAGCTGGATCATAGAATTAAAATAGCAAGGTGCAGATCCAGTAAGTGTTCCATAGGCCAGAGTGAGGGATTTGAATGTAATTCTGGCTGCATGTAACAACGGAGTTGCATGTGTCTTCTTTGTCTGATTAAAGACTAGACATGCCGTTGCATTCTGAATCATCTGTAATGGTCTGACTACACAAGCAGGAAGGCCAACTAACAATGCATTTAGTTGGGAAAGAATCATTGTCTGTGTCtgcacaagaagttgtgtggcatATTGTGTTAAATAAAGTCTGATCTTCACAATGTTGTATAGTATAAGCTGACATGACTTTGTGACTGAGACTACATGCTCAGAGACATTGATTCGGTCATCAATTGTGACACCCAACTTGCGTACCATTTTAGTAGGGGTCAGTGAAGCGGACCTTTGATAAGAAGGGGAGAAGGGAGACAAATCTGATGACCAATGAATAAGTGAtgagcaaaagaaaaaaaagttcaatgGGAACGTGTTGCCTTGTGCATCATCAGCTAAACAATGGTTCTCATCTTGAGAAGTGCATCAGTCTTATGAGAATGTTGTCAACTCTTACAAAATATCCATTGTATTTATTGTCAGATATTCTTTCAAACATTTTTTTGAAAACGGCATTATTGTTATAAATAGATTGTTATGATTAGTATGCTATGCTTTTGCACATGTGAGAGATGTTGCAATAAAATATTCTTTAAAGGGATAAAATATGGAGAGGATTCTTGACAGGGCATGAAGCTGACGCCCATCTTGAAATCACTCAAATGACGTGCTGGTCATCAAGTAGGAGTCTGACTGACATTGATGCAATCTTGCCTCCACAGCCCTGGTGCCAGACAGTGTCAAGAAAGAACTCCTTCAGAGAATATGTGCATTTTTGGCACAGCAATCTACTTTGTAAAGAAGtgtttgtcatgtttttttAAGAAGCACTAAGTAGTTTGTTTACCTTATAACAATGGCTTAAAACTCATttgaatggtacagtgacttaTAAAAGGGGAGTTACGGTTTCTGCATTGTCACTGCCAATGTGTGCCCAGAGCGCCTGGTATTACATTATGTAACTTGTACCGTGTAGGTGCATGACCATTTTCGTCACTAGTCAATAAACTTCTTTGCATGACTGGAATTATCAATTTCCAGGGATCAATGAAAGTATATTGGACTTCCCTGCACATTGATTTAAGTCTTTTGGACTGCCCTGCACCAACATGTATCTTAAATGTTAAATAGTTGTGGATGTACAAAGATACAAGATCTTTTTTGTTAAGGTAttactttttaattattttgtttgttgaaaTGTGGGGGGATTAAAATGCATTGTACAGAGTGTTTTCCCCAAGTAGTTTGATATTAAATCTTGTAAGGTTGTATATAATTTTGAGCCTTGAGTAtattgtgtgttatgtgtttgtatgtgtctaaCACAGGAATGACTAAATTCATGGCAGTTATGATATGATTATCTCAAATATCAGTTCAGTACAGGTCTCCATTACTGCCAGTGAGTAAATCACTTTCCAATGAGTAAGTGGTATAACAAGTCAGCCATGGTCTG
This genomic interval carries:
- the LOC121695910 gene encoding transcription and mRNA export factor ENY2-like, with translation MSKETQMRAAVNQKLVEMGERERLKELLRAKLVECGWRDELKAHCKDVIKEKGLEHVTVEDLVTEVTPKGRALVPDSVKKELLQRICAFLAQQSTL